The proteins below are encoded in one region of Sphaerodactylus townsendi isolate TG3544 linkage group LG06, MPM_Stown_v2.3, whole genome shotgun sequence:
- the SMIM30 gene encoding small integral membrane protein 30 gives MSAPGNALHLFLVLISFLIGVPAVEALDTGDALAILLGMLLSAIGLCACLGLYARKRNGEL, from the coding sequence ATGTCTGCTCCTGGGAATGCTTTACATCTCTTCTTGGTGCTCATTTCATTTCTGATTGGAGTGCCAGCTGTGGAAGCCTTGGATACAGGCGATGCACTGGCGATCTTGCTGGGTATGCTTCTCAGTGCAATTGGACTCTGTGCCTGTTTGGGCTTATATGCAAGAAAACGAAATGGAGAACTGTGA